The following coding sequences lie in one Blattabacteriaceae bacterium genomic window:
- the leuD gene encoding 3-isopropylmalate dehydratase small subunit, whose protein sequence is MEKFRLLRSTAVPIPIENIDTDQIIPARFLKNTSKEGFGKNLFRDWRFNPDFVLNNSLYGGKILISGRNLGCGSSREHAIWAILDYGFRVVISSVFADIFKENALNNGLLTIEISEIFLKNIFETVIKYPKSIISVDLENQNVFLENHTEKFNINYYKKTCFIVGYEDIEYLANLKKEVDFFENFK, encoded by the coding sequence ATGGAAAAATTCCGACTACTTAGGAGTACGGCTGTACCTATACCTATAGAAAATATTGATACAGATCAAATTATACCTGCAAGATTTTTAAAAAATACTTCTAAAGAAGGGTTTGGAAAAAATCTTTTTCGAGATTGGCGTTTTAATCCTGACTTTGTATTAAATAATTCCCTTTATGGAGGGAAAATTCTAATTTCTGGAAGAAATTTAGGATGTGGCTCAAGCCGAGAACATGCAATTTGGGCTATCCTTGATTATGGATTTAGAGTAGTTATTTCAAGTGTTTTTGCAGACATTTTTAAAGAAAATGCTCTAAATAATGGTCTTCTTACAATAGAGATTTCTGAAATTTTTTTAAAAAATATTTTTGAAACTGTTATTAAATATCCAAAATCCATTATTTCCGTTGATTTGGAAAATCAAAATGTTTTTTTAGAAAATCATACAGAAAAATTTAATATAAATTACTACAAGAAAACTTGTTTTATTGTAGGATATGAAGATATAGAATATTTAGCAAATCTTAAAAAAGAAGTTGATTTTTTTGAAAATTTCAAATAA
- a CDS encoding acyl carrier protein, with protein MNNIESRVKDILAKKLGIDELPLESSLIKDLGLDSLDYIELIMTLEEEFHIKISDEYVESIFRIKDIVFYVNSLIKKDLKCPI; from the coding sequence ATGAATAACATAGAATCAAGAGTAAAGGATATTTTAGCAAAAAAATTAGGAATTGATGAACTTCCCCTAGAAAGTTCTCTAATAAAAGATTTAGGTCTAGATTCTTTAGACTATATAGAATTAATTATGACTCTTGAAGAAGAGTTTCATATTAAAATTTCTGACGAATATGTGGAATCTATCTTTAGGATAAAGGATATTGTATTTTATGTGAATAGTCTTATTAAGAAAGATTTAAAATGCCCCATTTAA
- the leuB gene encoding 3-isopropylmalate dehydrogenase, protein MEKNIAVLAGDGIGPEVIKQARKVLNAIEKKFGHTFKYLEGFVGASAIDETGDPLPTATLDICSKSDAIIFGTIGNPKYDDNPKAKVRPEEGLLRLRKIMGLYCNIRPIKVYPSMPPLRKIQTYGNIDFVIYRELTSGIYFGKKGRSIDGHVAYDHCVYSVREIERIGRAAFEAGLKRRKKLTLIDKANVLETSRLWRETIKKMSKNYRQIQLDFLFIDNAAMQLIINPERFDVILTENMFGDILSDEASLIGGSIGLLPSASIGEKVSLFEPIHGSYPQAAGKNIANPIASILSVAMMLDHFGLFKEGKEIYKSVKYSIDKKMVTKDIEASSPLGTEEVGDFITECILQN, encoded by the coding sequence ATGGAAAAAAATATTGCTGTTCTAGCGGGAGATGGAATAGGTCCAGAAGTAATCAAACAAGCACGTAAAGTTTTAAATGCTATTGAAAAAAAATTTGGTCATACTTTCAAATATCTTGAAGGTTTTGTAGGTGCATCTGCTATAGATGAAACTGGAGATCCCTTACCTACAGCAACTTTAGATATTTGCTCAAAATCAGATGCTATTATTTTTGGTACGATAGGTAATCCTAAATATGACGATAATCCCAAAGCAAAGGTAAGACCTGAAGAAGGATTACTCAGGCTAAGAAAAATAATGGGATTATACTGTAATATAAGACCCATAAAAGTTTATCCCTCTATGCCTCCACTTAGAAAGATTCAGACTTATGGAAATATTGATTTTGTCATATATAGAGAATTAACTAGTGGCATCTACTTTGGAAAAAAGGGACGATCCATTGATGGACATGTAGCTTACGATCATTGCGTCTACTCTGTAAGAGAAATTGAACGAATAGGACGAGCAGCATTCGAAGCTGGACTAAAAAGACGTAAAAAACTTACTTTAATTGATAAAGCAAATGTGTTAGAAACCTCTAGGTTATGGAGAGAAACTATAAAAAAAATGAGCAAAAATTATCGTCAAATCCAGTTGGATTTTCTATTTATCGATAATGCTGCTATGCAACTTATTATAAATCCTGAAAGGTTTGATGTAATTTTAACGGAAAATATGTTTGGAGATATTTTATCAGATGAAGCTAGTCTTATAGGGGGATCCATTGGGCTTTTACCATCTGCATCTATAGGGGAAAAAGTCTCCCTGTTTGAACCTATACACGGATCATACCCTCAAGCTGCAGGGAAAAATATCGCAAATCCTATAGCTAGTATACTTTCTGTAGCAATGATGCTGGATCATTTTGGGCTTTTTAAAGAAGGGAAAGAAATATACAAGTCAGTAAAATATTCTATTGACAAAAAAATGGTAACTAAAGATATTGAAGCTTCCTCACCTCTAGGAACTGAGGAAGTTGGAGACTTCATTACAGAATGTATTTTACAAAATTAA